A segment of the Chryseobacterium scophthalmum genome:
TTGGAGATAATGAAAGCTGATAAGGATAATTCCAGGCACCAATAACCAAGATGTTTCCTAAAGGTTCGTTGTGAATTCTGCTTTTTCCGAATTGATTAGCAAGATTAGTTCGTACTTTTTTTGGTTTTGAAAGTGATTTTAAATTCTTTAGATAATATTTAATATCATTTAAAACAAAGGAAATTTCTGTGGTAAATGTATCAAATTTTGATTTCCCGAAATCTTTGTAAATCGCTTCATATAAAAGGTTTTCGTTTTCTAAAATCAAATCCCGAAGTTTTTCAAGATACATTTTTCTGAATCTTAAATTTTTCGTTTGCTGTGTTTTGAAAAACGCTTTCTGCTGTGATACAATTTCCTGAATTTCCATAAGTTAAATTGAAAATTTTAATGTACTTATCTGTTTTGTTAAATGAAAAATATTTACAATAAGCTTACCAATATTTTAGTCATAATTAAAAAAGATACTTTATTAATGAAAATTTATATTTTATCATTGTTTTGTGATAAAAAAAGTTAGTAATTTTATTTCACCAAATTATTAAGATGAGAAAAATTCTACTACTAACTTTTCTTTTAATTAGTTATATCTTAAAATCCCAATGTACAGGATGTACAATTACAAATCCTACCAACCCCAATTTTCATTTTCCGGATAATGAAACCGTATGTTTTACTACTAGTACAACATTTAACAATCCGACTTTTGGTTCCAATGTAAAGGTATGTATTGCGCCCGGAGTTACGGTTGAATTCGTGAACAATATTGCAGGAGTGAATAATGTGATGATTTATTTTGACGTGCATGGAACGCTTCTTTTAGATCAAACAGTTACCACAGTTGCCGATCTTAATATACATGTTTTTAATAGTGGAAATATATCTGTAGGTTCCGGAAATGGAAATCTTACACTGAACGGACAGCAAAATATTATTTTAAACGAAGGACTTATAGAACTGGGGGTTTTACAATTTGGAGATAATACCAATAATAACATCGATAATTATGGGAATTTAAATATCAACGGCAATGTTAATATGAGTAATTCTTCGGTGACGAAATTTAGAAATGAAGCAGGTGGGCTTATTCAGCTGACCGGAAATTACAGCAATAATGAAAATAGTGTTTACATCAATTGTGGAACGATCATTTCTAATAATGGATTCAATATTAATGGAGGAGCTGTTTATAATACCGGTTTTTTTACAGTTGGAGGCGATATTAATATGTCGGGAAATTCCAGCGAAATTCATAATTACGGACTTTTTACTTCTACCGGAAATATGAATAATGCTCCCGCAGATGCTATTATTTATAACGAAGGAAAACTTTCTATAAATCAGTATCAAGGAGGAAATGCCGCATTTCATGGTCCTGCATCTTCATCAAAAAAAAGGATATATAGAAGTTGGAAGTGCCATACAGGTAAATAATTCGGTGATTGGGCCTAATTTAGATTTTAAACGAACTACAGGAGTTTCTGACCCAAGTACCGTTTTTATGAACAGTAATCCTTTTTTTCTCGCTAATGTTACATATGACTGTGCTTCAACAAATAGTTGTAGTGCACCTCTTATATTTATGCCTGGATTTTGCCCGACAATTAATGGTGATTTACCTCCAATGGCAGTAGATGATGCGTATTCTATTGCGGCAGGTAATAATTCCACTGGGATTGTTTTGGATAATGATTTTGAAACATTCGGTGGAGCGCAAGCAACCGTAACGAATGTTATCATGTCTCAGATCTCAACTTCCAATTCCGGAATTAATTTAAATACTGCGAATGGGCAAGTGGAAGTTAATGCAGGCACACCTTCGGGAACTTATACTTTAGAATATCAGATCTGCCAACAAGCCAATCCTTCCAATTGTGATACAGCCATTGTTACGATAACTGTTCCCGGAACTTCTACTTGTTACAAACCTGCAGCAAATACAGGAACGGTACTTCCTTCAAAAGTTGGAATTACCGCGTTGGGAAGAGCAGATTCTGGAGATACAAATTGGCCGGGAGTAAGAAAAGGAGCTTGGGTAGTTTTAGAATCTAAGACCAAAGGTTTTGTTTTGAACCGATTAACGGATGCGGAAGTTTCTTTAATTCCTGTGGCAGATTTAAAAGAAGGGATGATGGTTTACAATCTCACTCAAAACTGCCTTCAAATCAATATCGACGGAACTTCTACAGGTTGGAGATGTTTTAATAATCAAACTTGTCCGGATTAATTTTTAAATTAAATCAAAATGAAAAAAACAATTATACTGATAAGTTTAATAGCTTTTGCTACAGCATATTCACAAGTTGCGATTGGGAAAACTATTTTGGAATCTGCATCATCATCATTGGAATTTGGAAATGAAAACCGAGGAATGATTCTTCCTTGGGTGACGAATGCTTCAAGTTTGCAAAACACCGTCAACGGAACACTGGTTTTTGATCTTTCCGATAAAAAAGTGAAATCTTTTCAAAATAATATGTGGGTAGATCTTTCTGTCAACACATCAGGAATTGCCGACTCAAGTTTGCAGGATAATCTTAACGATAATTCTTCAGCAAAAACTTCTATCGGAACACCAACAGCAACTGCAGGAATTTTAGTTTTAGAAGATAATAACAAAGCGATGATTTTACCTAAAGTGGCAAGTCCGCATCTCAATATTATCTCTCCGGATGCAGGAATGATGGTTTATGATACCGTAAAAAAGCAACTCGCAGTTTTCAACGGTTCGGTATGGACTTTTTGGAGCGAATGAATTTTAGCTGGAAGTCTGAAGAAGGAAGCTGGAAGTTTAATAAGCACTATACTTACTTCCGATTTCCATCATCAAGCTTCCAACCTAAACAAAAGCTTACAGAATATTTCTTACTGCAATTTTTACCGGATGATACAGTAAAACTACAAATGCCGTAATTAATGCTAGCCAAAACAACCCTGTGAAAATTTCCATATTAGAAAGAAGAATGGCTTGGGCATTTATTTTTGCTTTAAAAGCTCCTGCTGTCATAGATATCGACTCGTTTACCGGAAGTTTTGATATGTTTGCTCCAAAGATCTGACTCCATTGTGAGTAGAAAAGAGGATTGGTATCGGTAAATTCGGAACTCAAAGTGTCTGAATGTTTTAAAGTTAAAAATAACATCAAATTTTGCATTAATGCATATCCTATTGCGGTTGTCCAGAATCTTGTGGAAGTTCCGACTGCCGTTGCATTGGAAACGTATTGTTCGGGCATTCCTGCAATGAGAAAAAATACCAAAGGCGTGAAAAGCAATCCTTGCCCGACTCCCTGAAGAAATAATGGCGGACAAATTGTTTGAAGCGTTGTATCTGGATAAAAAGTATACGTAAACCAGGCACAATCTATTGCTAAAATTAAAAAACCGCTGAAGAAAACCAATCTTGATGAAGCTCCTTTTGTAATACAAAGCGCAGACAGAAAAACGCCTAAGAGTGTTCCTGCAACATTCCAGTACTGAATTTCTACAATATAATCCCACGGCCATTTCCAAACGGTTGCCATAATATTGTAAACGTTATTGACGCTTGCTCTCAAAATATAAAAGATGAAGAAAAGTATGACACCAACAATCACATTTTTAGAACTGAATACTTCAAAATGAAAAAAAGGTCTTGCCGAATTTCTTTGTTTTAGCATAAATAAACCTCCGAAAATCATGCAGATAAAAAGACAGATTACGATAATATTTGATTCAAACCACATTAATCTCTTTCCGTAAATAATTGCATATGCTCCAGATTGCAGACACAACCAAAGCAGAAACCAACTCGCAATATCCAATTGGTACAATGGTTTCTTCGCAAAAAACCTGTTTTTATTGAAAATAGCCACCGCAATAATTAAAACAAAAACATGAAAATAAACCATCATTAAGATCATGTGCTGAAAATCGTAATCTTCAATACTCGACTTCAAAAGGGAAGTGGTAATTGTTCCCCCGGTAAGAATAATGGTATACATGAAAAGATAGGCAATTTCTTTGGCGTGTTTTGTTTTCAGTTCGGCAATGATCAGCGGTAAGAATATGGCACCTTCCAGAACTCCGAAAATCCCTTCTAAGACACGAATGACCAGAATAATATGATAGTCATTGGTAATGGAAAGAGCATAAAGAATAAGAATGGAAACGGAAGACATCAGCAACGTGTAGTATTTCACGCTGAAATACGCCATAAACCGTTGTATTACCAAAAGGGTAACCACGAAAGTTCCATACATTAAGATCATCAAATATTGAATATCATCCGAATCTGCATCCATAAATGAAGAGGTAAAAGCACTGTTGGAGTGCAAAAGCGACAACAACATCAGGTGAGGAAAAAGAGCTAAAATCAAAAGCGGTAATTTCAGCCATTGAGGTACCCATTTATGATAAACTGTATTGTGATGCATGATTTTTCTTTAAAGGCAAATAAGCTTATGATCCAATTGCCAATTGTATTTTATATTATTTTGTTTAATTTTTTTAGGAGCTTGATCCCGCTTTCCACTATATCTTTTGTTTCGCTTCGCTACACAAAAGGATGCCGTTGCAAACGGGGCTAGAGTAGAGTCATCCCTTCAATGTTTATCATTATACAGAGCTTGTCCTAGGCTCGAATCTTTCCAATAGAATACTATTTTTAGATTCCTACGGAATGACAAACTTGCTTAAAAAGTTTAAATAAAATTATTATGAGTGAAAAAATGCGAAAAGACAAAAAAGCAAGGTATAAAAGTAAAGATAAGATGGCAAAATTGCGATTCTGTCTTTCCGCTAAAATATTTTAATTTGAAAATTTGACAATGAGATAATTTGAAAATGTTAGCAGAATATTTTTACTCTAAAACGCTCCCACCCTCAAACTCTATATCTTTTTCGCGCTCACCAGAACATTCATTCCGGAAAGTAGTTTTTCGTTATTCTGATTGTTTTCGAGAATAATTTTCACCGGAAATCTTTGTTCAATTTTCACGAAATTTCCTGTCGCATTATCTGGTTTTACCAAAGAAAACTGAGAACCTGAAGCTGGGGAAACAGAAACTATTTTTCCTTTGAATTCAGCATTCGGATAAGCATCTGCAGTGATGATAACTTCTTTATTCTGGTCGATTTCTCCTAACTGCGTTTCTTTGTAATTGGCAATGATCCATTTTTCTTTACTTACGATTTGAACCAAAGCTTGACCTTCTTTTATTAATTGCCCTTCCTGAATGGTTTTCTTACCGACCCAACCGTCGTAAGGTGCTGTAACCACTGTGTAAGAAAGGAAAAGTTTAGCATTATTCAGACTGGCAGAGCTTTGTTGAATCTGGCTTTTTATAGGAGCAACTTTTGTTTCCTGTTCGTTTACACTGGCTCTAACAGCATTTTTTTGCTGTTCTAATGCCAAAAGATTAGCTTTTGCCTGCTCATAAGAAGCTTTAGCATTTTCAAATTGCTGTTCTGTGGCGGCATCTTCAGAAACCAAGTTTTTGTATCTTTTAAAATCCTGTTCGGTCCTCCAGATGTCTATTTTGGCGGAAGCGATTTTTGCATCAATAATTTTAGTGTCGCTTGCTTTGGTATTTACTCCGCTTTCGATGGTGTTAATGTTCTCAGAGTTTACATTAAGGCTGGCTTCAGCCATTTTTACCTGATTGACAAATTCGCGATTGTCGATAATAATTAAAGTATCTCCTTTGTGAACGAATTGATTTTCATTAAACTTAATAGTTTGAATAAACCCCGAAACTTTGCTTGAAACTGGCGTTATATATTGTTCGATTTGCGCATCGTTGGTCGTCACGTTTTTTCTTGAAAAAAGATAGAAGCTTAGCATTCCGGTAATTCCGGTGATGATGAGGATCCAGGCTAATAAAGTAATCGTCTTGTTGATTCTTTTTTCCTTTCGTGTTAATTGCTTTTGTGCCATAGTTTTTATAGGTTTCCAATAGTGTATTGGAGTTGGTAATATTTTAGTTGACGATTTATTTTTACTGAAATTAAATTAGATTGAGCTTCCAAATAAGCGTTGTCTGCATCGATCAATTCGGTGATCAAGCTTAATTTGTTAGTGTATTTCTTTCTTACAATTCTGTAGTTTTCCTTAGCCTGATCAATTGCTTCTTCTGCAATGCTCACTTTCTGATCGGTTTCTTCAAACTTTTTGTAAGCTTCATATACGTTATGTCTGATATTTTCTTCATTTTCTTCGATCTGCAATTTGGCAAGGCTAATATTTTCCTTTGCTTCATGCATTTTATATTTGTTTTTATACAAACTTTCGATAGGATAGGTAAGATTGACACCGATCATTCCTAAACGATACGCATAAGGTTCGGGAGGAAAAAACATCATGTTCGGGTATTTCATAAAATATTCTCCACCTGCTGTAATTTTGGGTAAATAATTAGCTTTTGTAATTTTTTTATCTAATTCCTTCAACGAAAGATTTTTGGTCGCCATTTCAACAGTTTCGTTTTTATGTAAAGCAGTTTCCGTTAATTCATTGACGTAAGGAATTTCTGCATTTTCTGAGATCAAATCTTCCGTATCAACATGCATTTCCTGATTTTCCGGAAGCGACAGAATGGTTTTTAATTTATGTTCGGCAATTTGTACATCATTATCCAGTTCTGTCCAGCTCATTTTGTGATTGGAAAGTTGTAGAGAAGTTCTCAAGACCTCATTTACTGTTACAACACCGTTTGCTTTCAAGGCTTTTACCTGTTTAATATTGACAGAATCTTCATGCATTTTATCATTAATCAAATGTTGCTGTTCTTTTAAATGATGAATCTGAAGAAAAGCGGTGATGATTTCCATCGTCAATTGTCTTTTGTCTAAATGCATTTTTAATGAAGAAATTTCAGTGTCAATGGCTGCTTTTTTTTCAATATTTTTAATTTTTCCACCTATGTAAACTGGGATTGAAGCTGAAAGCGTAAAATCATACATTCCATTGATGATATCATACTTTGTTGCTTTTCCAAATACGCCATTTTCATGTTGAAAAAGATTTGAAACCTGATTATAACTTGTATGAAATTCAATATCCGGAAGTTTTTCCATTTTGAGATCTTTCTCTTTGGTCTCGGACATTTCATTTTTTAAATGACTGATCTGAATTTTTTTATTGTTCTTTAATCCGATCTCAATTGCCTGTTGCAAGCTGAGATGTTGATAATCGATCATCTGTGAATGTAGAAAACTGCTTATCAATAATAAGCACAACGCCATACAGTGATATCTGTGTGCGCCAAATATCATTTTCATAATTTAAATAAAAGTTTTTTGCTAAATTGATTTTGATTCTGCAAATTTACGGGGTGAAGCTTGAGACATGATTTGTGAAAACAGAAAAATATTTGTCCATTTGCGCCAAGTTGGTTTTTTTATTACCTTTATTCGATGAACGACAATCATTTTGGAGCCGTTGAAGAATTGGATGCCGAATTTTATATCTATCATGTTCTTGCAGATAATGTAAAAACAGAAATACATCATCACAGTTCTGCTCAGTTAGTATATGCAGAAGGCGGTATTGTACATATTTTCACCGATTTGAAACATTGGTATTTACCGGCAAGATGTTTTATGTGGATTCCTGCTGGAACTCCGCATTATATTTTTTCTACAAGCCCGAAAGTTGACCTTTATAACTTTTATTTTAAAAAAGAAGAAAATGAAAATGGCTTTTTTGATGAAATTAATATTTATTCGGTCAGTCATTTGCTTAGAGAAATGATTTTATATACAAAAGATTGGGATGGGAAAATCACAAAAAATGATGGTGCTAATTATTATTTCCTTAAAGCTTTAAAAGGTATTTTACCTGAAAAACGAGATAAAAAACTGGCATTTCCTATTCAGCACCCTTTTCCTAATGATGAAACTTTATTAAAGGTTGCGCAATACATTCATGCTAATCTTGAAAAGCCTTTAACCATCGAATCTACCGCGAAAGAATTTGGAATGAGTACAAGAACTCTTTCGAGGAAGTTTAAAGAAATTTTAGGCATGAATTACGTTCGTTTTCTTCGAGCATTGAGGATTACCCGTTCTCTGGAACTAATGATCGAAGAAAAATATAATATGTATGAGATCGCCATGATGGTGGGATACAATAGTCTCTCTTCTTTCAGTAATATCTTCAAAAAAGTAATTGGAATTCCTCCGACGGAGTATCAGCAAAAGCTGAGAGGGAATGATTAGGTGGGAGAGTTATGTGTTTGAGAGTTGGAGGGTTATAGAGTTAGAGAGTTTTTGCTGCGAAGTTTTTTTGTTGTTGCGAGAAATGATGTGATGAAGCAATCTTTTTAAAAGAATTATTAATAAAGATCTTCATAAAGTTTGCCATCCTGAAAGGATTTAGGCAATGGTTTTTACAAATTAGTCTCTACAAAAAGAGTTTAGATTCCTAAGGAATGACAAAGTGGATTTTATATCGAGATTACTTCGACGCTATGTTGCTCGCCATGACAAAACTTCTAACGCAAGAATTCCCCTCCTTTGGAGGGGTGGCGAAAATTCGAAAGAATTTTTGACGGGGTGGTTTATGAAGTTAAAGATTGCTTAGTCACTACACTTCTCGCAATGACAAAAGTGGAATAAAAAACATCTTTCCTAGCCCCGATAAAAACGGTTACCCCGCAACAAGGAGTGGGGGAGTTTGAGGGTTTTGATGTGGGAATGGGTTGGCGTGAGGAGTATGAGTGGTTAGCGGGAAATAGCTTCTAAAAAAACATAATAAAAACAAAAAACCACTTCAAACGAAGTGGTTTATATTTTTGAGAAAATCTCTTTAAGTCTTAAGCTTCTTCAGAAGGAGTTTCTTCTACAGCAACTTTCTTAGGAGCAGCTGGTTTTGGAGCTTCTACCGGTGCGTCAGATACGATGTCGAATTCGAAGTTGTATTCTACATTTCTGTGTAATCTTACGTTAGCAGTTACTTTACCAGTTCTCTTAATAGTGTTTCCTGGGATTTTGATATACTTCTTATCAACAGAAACTCCAGCTTTAGCAAGAGCAGCAGAAAGATCTGCATTGTTGATAGATCCGAATAATTTATCACCAGAACCTACTTTTGCAGGAATAGTAATAGAAGTTTTCTTTAATTGATCTACTACAGCAGTTGCAGCAGCAATTAATTTAGCTTCTTCTTCTTTTCTAGCTTCTAAAGTAGCTTCAAGAGCTGCAATGTTTTTAGGAGTAGCTAAAAGTGCATAACCTTGAGGTAACAAGAAGTTTCTTGCATAACCTGGTTTTACGCTTACTGTGTCGAATTCAAGACCTAAGTTTTCTACGTCTTTTTTAAGAATAATGTTCATTGTTGTTGTCCGTTTTAGTTTTAGAGCCAAGAACAAAGAATCAAGAATCAAGACTTTAAAAATCTTTTATCTCTTATCTTTTATCTCTTATCTAAATCGTTAGAATTAATATTTATTCAGCAACAAAAGAAGAGATTGCTCTCTTCTTTTATTTATTTTTTTTAGCTTATTTCAATAAGTCAGCTACGTAAGGCATCAAAGCTAAGTGTCTAGCTCTTTTGATAGCAGAAGAAACTTTTCTTTGGTATTTCAAAGAAGTTCCAGTGTATCTTCTAGGTAAAATTTTACCTTGCTCGTTTACGAATTGTAATAAGAAATCAGCATCTTTGTAATCAACGTGCTTAATTCCGAATTTTTTGAATCTACAGTACTTTTTATCAGTTTTAGTGTTGATATCAAGTGGTGTAAGGAATTTTACTTCAGATTCTCCTCCAGCTGAGGCTTGTTTAGCCATATCATCTATTGCCATGTCTTGTCTTTTTTAAATTTTGGGTTAATAAATAATTAAGCTCTTGAAGCTTTAAGTTTAGTTCTTCTAGTTACAGCGTACTCTACAGCGTGCTTGTCTAGTTTTGTAGTAAGGTAACGAATTACTCTTTCGTCACGTTTGAATGCTAATTCTAAATCAGCAACTACATTACCTTCACCTTTAAACTCGATTAAAGTGTAGAATCCATTCTTTTTTAATTGAATTGGATAAGCTAATTTTTTTAATCCCCAATTTTCTCTAGTGACAATCTCACAGTTCTTTTCTTTCAAAAGATCTACATACTTGTTCACTGCTTCCTCCACCTGAGCTTCAGATAGAACGGGAGTTAAAATGAAAACAGTTTCGTAATTGTTCATAATGTTAAATGAATTTGTTAATTATTTCGAGGTGCAAAATTATGAAATCTATTTGTAATATACAATATGAAGCAGGTTTTTTATTGGAATAAAAAAAGACCCGCAAAAACGGGTCTTAATTCATTTTAGAATAAATTAATTATTTCTTGATTATTTTCGCAGACTGTAAACCGGTTTCTGTTTCTGCAGTTATTACATAGGTTCCAGAACTTAGACTTGAAACATTAATTGCAGGTTTGTTTGCATCAATCATTTCAGTTAGTACATTTTTACCACTTAAGTCATATATTTTCACTGATTTTATTTTTGATACTGAATCAATATTCAGAATATCAGAAACAGGATTAGGGTATATTTTTAGATTAGCATCTCTTTTAGCTAAGTCATTTACAGATAAAGAAGCAGCCACATTTACGGTGTAGTCTTCCGCTTGTCCATAACTACCATCTTCACAAGGGAGGGTAAGGTCCGTTGTTCCGTCTAGCTTTTTAATTCTCATTCTGGTATTTCCAAGAAGAGCAGTTGCAGGAACGGCGATAGAATGTACCGCCTGAGTAGCATCAGTTCCTGTAGAATTTGTAATCGTTTGTGTTACAGTATATACTTCCCCGGGATCACTTAGGCTTCCGTTTTGATTCCAGTCAATGAATACTGCAAAATTGTTTGTGTAATTTCCACCAGTATTACCTTTTAAAGTAATATCATAAGACTGTCCTCTGGCTACGTTGGCTGTTTGTGTAAGGAAATATTCATGACTGTTTCCAACGTATGCAGTTGCACTACTTGTATTATTGATTCCTGCAAAATTTACTAAAGTAATTGGTTCGTCAGCATCGTCCCCGAAAAAATCTGAAAATACAAGTGGTCCACAATAAGAAGGTGGTGGGGCAACGTAAGTAAAATCTACTTTAATGTTATCTACCATCAACATAAATTTGTCATTACTGTTATTAACGAAGGCAAATCTTACATTTTGACCAATGTATGGAGTTAGGCTTACAGCTCTGCTCGTCCAGTATTTGTTTTCGCCTGTGGTATTGTAAAGCTCAACAGTAAAATCATTAACTGTATTTCCTCCGTTTGGAGCAAGCATTACTTTGTAGCCATCAGGATAATCTCCGTCTTGTGCTTTGGCGTCCCAATATAAAGTGGGTGAAGCTCCGGAAACAGGAATTGTGGGGGAAATAAGCCAATCATTTGATGTTCCTGCGGGAGTATACCAAGATGTACTCATTGCTGCATAGTTTCCAGCCGGTCCTCCAAAACTTCCGTTAGTACCTTGTCTGTCAATACGATTCCAGCCATTGGTTATGAAATTTACAGCTGAAGCGGGTGTTAATCCGTCAACATCTATTACAGTCCAAGCTGTGATTCCCTGTCCGTTTCCATCGAAATTCTCCTGAAATATTTGGCTGAAACCAAATACAGGAAGTCCTAAAAGTAGTACATTGAGTAAATGTCTTTTCATAGTAATTAGTTTTTTTGTATTCTTTCCCAAGTTAAACAAAAAAACACTTACATTTCAAATGTAAGTGATATTTAAGATGTGTTTTTAATTAAATTTTAATCTTTCCTAATTTCTGTTAAGAAATTCATTTTCAGCACATCATACAAAGAATGTCTACTTACTAAAATTGAAAATAATGAAGAAACCATTCCTGCCAACATCAAATGAAAAATCAAAGAATGTCTGTCTGTCATTTCTAAAACAATAATCGCTGATGTAAATGGAGCTCTTGTTATTCCGGTAAGAAAAGCCACCATTCCTGCGAGAATCACAACATTGGTTTCATTTGGAGTTAAATGAATAATTCCTGAAATGACTGAACCAATACTTGCACCTGCCGTTAAAGCTGGGGCAAAAATTCCACCTGCGCCACCGGAAGTGAAAGATAGGGCAGGACCAAACATTCTTAATATCGGAACATACCAATCTTCATGTTTATCTGGAGTGAAAAGAACACGTTCCATAATTTCTTTTCCAGAACCTAAAACTTCCCGGCTTATAAAAAATGAAATGAAAGCAATCACTAAGGCGCATCCTACAAGAAATAATACATTGGATCTATCGGTTTTTAATTTTCTTTTTTTCCAATCACTTATCTTAAGCATCGTTACTGAAAGTTGACTAGCTAAAATTCCTGCAATTCCGCCAACTAAAATAATTGGGAACATCACCATTAATGAAACATCATTCGTTTTTGGATAGCCTAAATATAAATAAGATCCAGCCAAAGTTTGTGCCGTTAAACCGGCAATAATAACAGCGGTAAAAAGTGCTGTTTTAAAGTAATTGATGTGTGTTTTTGAAAGTTCTTCAACGGCAAATACAATTCCGCCAAGAGGAGTGTTAAAAGCGGCTGCAAGTCCGGCTGCAGCTCCGGTCATAATCATATTTTTCTTGGATATTTTTGGCCACCATTCAGGAAGATATTCGTTGACTTTTCGAAAAATTGAACCAGCAATCTGAATGGTGGGACCTTCTCGTCCAACTGCACCACCTCCGATAACTAAAACTACGGATGAAATAATTTTAAATACAATAATTTTGATACTTAAAAGACTTCTTATTTTTCTGTGTTCTTTAGGATTTGCCAATTCTACAGCGGCCATAACCTGCGGAATCCCACTTCCTTTTGCGTTTGGTGCAAATTCTTTCACCAACCACCACGATAATACAAATCCTATCGGTGCTATAATAAAAATCATCCAGTCGTGCCAGTCTAAAATAAAATGAAGCAGATTTTCACCCCAGGCAAATATCTTAGCATACATTACTGCGAAAAAACCCGTAATCACCGAACCTATCCAAAAAGGAATTGCCTGAAGCAAATTATGTTTCAGTTGTTCGTTTCGGATGTTGTCAAAAGATTTTTTTAACCCTTTTCGGATGTAGACCAATATTCTACGCATAACCTCAAATCTAAACTAATTTTTAAGGATATGAAAATTTTAAGTCTAATTTTGATAACTAAATTCTGAAATTCATAATAGTTTTGATTTTAAGCAAACTTTTGAATTTAATTTGAGTATTAAACAAACAAAAAACCTCCGAAAAAATTCGAAGGTTTATATTTAAAATTGACTGTAGGCAAATCGCTCATTGCCAATTACTCATTACTTATATTTCTGTGTTAAGATCCCAGTTTTCAAGATAATCGTGAACATGTTTCAACATCATTCCACCAAGAGAACCATCTACCACTCTGTGATCGTAAGAGTGAGACATGAACATCAACTGACGGATTGCGATTACATCACCATCTTTAGTTTCAAGAACTGCAGGTTTTTTAACGATAGCTCCGATTGCCATAATAGCAACTTGAGGCTGAGGAATAATAGGTGTTCCCATTAAGTTTCCAAAGCTTCCTACATTAGAAATCGTGTAAGTAGCACCTTGAGTATCTTCTGGTCTTAATTTTTTGTTTC
Coding sequences within it:
- a CDS encoding HlyD family secretion protein; amino-acid sequence: MAQKQLTRKEKRINKTITLLAWILIITGITGMLSFYLFSRKNVTTNDAQIEQYITPVSSKVSGFIQTIKFNENQFVHKGDTLIIIDNREFVNQVKMAEASLNVNSENINTIESGVNTKASDTKIIDAKIASAKIDIWRTEQDFKRYKNLVSEDAATEQQFENAKASYEQAKANLLALEQQKNAVRASVNEQETKVAPIKSQIQQSSASLNNAKLFLSYTVVTAPYDGWVGKKTIQEGQLIKEGQALVQIVSKEKWIIANYKETQLGEIDQNKEVIITADAYPNAEFKGKIVSVSPASGSQFSLVKPDNATGNFVKIEQRFPVKIILENNQNNEKLLSGMNVLVSAKKI
- the rpsR gene encoding 30S ribosomal protein S18, with product MAIDDMAKQASAGGESEVKFLTPLDINTKTDKKYCRFKKFGIKHVDYKDADFLLQFVNEQGKILPRRYTGTSLKYQRKVSSAIKRARHLALMPYVADLLK
- a CDS encoding TolC family protein — translated: MKMIFGAHRYHCMALCLLLISSFLHSQMIDYQHLSLQQAIEIGLKNNKKIQISHLKNEMSETKEKDLKMEKLPDIEFHTSYNQVSNLFQHENGVFGKATKYDIINGMYDFTLSASIPVYIGGKIKNIEKKAAIDTEISSLKMHLDKRQLTMEIITAFLQIHHLKEQQHLINDKMHEDSVNIKQVKALKANGVVTVNEVLRTSLQLSNHKMSWTELDNDVQIAEHKLKTILSLPENQEMHVDTEDLISENAEIPYVNELTETALHKNETVEMATKNLSLKELDKKITKANYLPKITAGGEYFMKYPNMMFFPPEPYAYRLGMIGVNLTYPIESLYKNKYKMHEAKENISLAKLQIEENEENIRHNVYEAYKKFEETDQKVSIAEEAIDQAKENYRIVRKKYTNKLSLITELIDADNAYLEAQSNLISVKINRQLKYYQLQYTIGNL
- the rplI gene encoding 50S ribosomal protein L9 → MNIILKKDVENLGLEFDTVSVKPGYARNFLLPQGYALLATPKNIAALEATLEARKEEEAKLIAAATAVVDQLKKTSITIPAKVGSGDKLFGSINNADLSAALAKAGVSVDKKYIKIPGNTIKRTGKVTANVRLHRNVEYNFEFDIVSDAPVEAPKPAAPKKVAVEETPSEEA
- a CDS encoding T9SS-dependent choice-of-anchor J family protein, coding for MKRHLLNVLLLGLPVFGFSQIFQENFDGNGQGITAWTVIDVDGLTPASAVNFITNGWNRIDRQGTNGSFGGPAGNYAAMSTSWYTPAGTSNDWLISPTIPVSGASPTLYWDAKAQDGDYPDGYKVMLAPNGGNTVNDFTVELYNTTGENKYWTSRAVSLTPYIGQNVRFAFVNNSNDKFMLMVDNIKVDFTYVAPPPSYCGPLVFSDFFGDDADEPITLVNFAGINNTSSATAYVGNSHEYFLTQTANVARGQSYDITLKGNTGGNYTNNFAVFIDWNQNGSLSDPGEVYTVTQTITNSTGTDATQAVHSIAVPATALLGNTRMRIKKLDGTTDLTLPCEDGSYGQAEDYTVNVAASLSVNDLAKRDANLKIYPNPVSDILNIDSVSKIKSVKIYDLSGKNVLTEMIDANKPAINVSSLSSGTYVITAETETGLQSAKIIKK
- the rpsF gene encoding 30S ribosomal protein S6 gives rise to the protein MNNYETVFILTPVLSEAQVEEAVNKYVDLLKEKNCEIVTRENWGLKKLAYPIQLKKNGFYTLIEFKGEGNVVADLELAFKRDERVIRYLTTKLDKHAVEYAVTRRTKLKASRA
- a CDS encoding helix-turn-helix domain-containing protein: MNDNHFGAVEELDAEFYIYHVLADNVKTEIHHHSSAQLVYAEGGIVHIFTDLKHWYLPARCFMWIPAGTPHYIFSTSPKVDLYNFYFKKEENENGFFDEINIYSVSHLLREMILYTKDWDGKITKNDGANYYFLKALKGILPEKRDKKLAFPIQHPFPNDETLLKVAQYIHANLEKPLTIESTAKEFGMSTRTLSRKFKEILGMNYVRFLRALRITRSLELMIEEKYNMYEIAMMVGYNSLSSFSNIFKKVIGIPPTEYQQKLRGND